The Streptomyces rubrogriseus genomic sequence TCCTGCGTGCCGCGGGGCTGCCCGTCTCCGTGGCGGTCCTGGTGTTGATCGTGTTGGCGAGCATCGCGGTCGGTGCGAAGGACCTGTCCCTGGGGGAGGTCTGGCACGGCCTCTTCCACGACTCGGGCACCTACGGCGACGTCGTGGTCGGCGAGCGGCTGTCGCGGACCGTCCTCGGCCTGCTGGCCGGCGCCGCCCTCGGCCTCGCGGGAGCCGTGCTGCAGGCGCTGACCCGCAATCCGCTGGCCGATCCCGGACTGCTCGGCATCAACGCGGGCGCCTCGGCGGCCGTGGTCACGGGCATCACCTTCTTCGGCGTCACCTCGCTGACCGGGTACGTCTGGTTCGCCTTCGCCGGTGCGGCGGGGGTCGGCGCGCTGGTCTGGTTCCTGGGTGGCAGCCGGGGGGCCACGCCGGTGCGGCTGGTACTGGCCGGCACCGCGATCAGCGCCGCTCTCTTCGGCTACCTCCAGGCCGTGATGATCATGGATGACGCAGCGCTGGGCAGGATGCGCTTCTGGACGGTCGGTTCGCTCGCCTCGGCGACGAACGGCACCATCCGAGAGGTGCTGCCGTTCTTCGTGGTGGGCACGGTCCTCGCCCTAGCGCTCGCCCGGCCGCTCAACGCCATGGAGATGGGCGACGACACCGCCAAGGCCCTCGGCGCCAACCTGAACCGCACCCGGGCGCTGTCCATGCTCGCCGCGACCGTGCTGTGCGGGGCCGCGACCGCCGCCTGCGGGCCGATCGTGTTCGTCGGGCTGATGATCCCGCACATCGTCCGCTCCTTCACCGGACCCGACATGCGCTGGATCCTGCCCTACGCGGCGATCCTGTCCCCGGTGCTGCTGCTGGGCGCGGACGTCCTCGGCCGGATCGTCGCCCGGCCGTCGGAGCTCCAGGTCGGCATCGTCACCGCCGTCCTCGGCGGGCCGGTCTTCATCTTTCTCGTACGACGGCGGAGGACGGCCCAGCTGTGAGTACCGCGAAGAACGGGAAGACCGCGGAGAGCGGGAAGACCGCGGAGAGCGGGAAGACCGCGAAGGCCGGAAGGACCGCGAAGGCCGGAAGGACCGCGAAGACCGTGAAGAGGAGTCGGGCCGTCCGCACTCCGGGCGGGCTGTCGCTTCGCCTCGACGTGCGGGCCGCGGTGGTCGTCGCGCTGCTGCTGCTCCTCGCGCTCGCCGCGAGCGTGCTGCTGATCGGTACCGGCGACTTCGACATACCGGCCGTCGACGTGCTGAAGACCCTGGTCGGCCAGGGCAACGCCGGGCAGGAGTTCATCGTCAACGAGCTGCGGCTGCCGCGGGTCCTGGTCGGGCTGCTGGTCGGCGCCGCGCTCGGCGTCGGCGGCGCGCTCTTCCAGGCCATCTCCCGCAACCCGCTCGGCAGTCCGGACGTCCTGGGACTCGGGCAGGGTGCGACGGCCGGTGCGCTCATCATGATCGTCCTGTTCTCCGGCAGCTCGGCCCAGGTCACCGTCGGCGCGCTCGTCGGCGGCCTGGTGACCGGTCTCGCCATCTATCTGCTCGCCTGGAAGCGGGGCGTGCATGGATACCGGCTGGTTCTGGTCGGTATCGGGGTGTCCGCGATCGTCACGGCGGTCAACGGCTACCTGATGACCCGGGCGGACATCGTCGACGCCTCGCGTGCCGTCGTCTGGATGACCGGGTCCCTCAACGGCCGTGACTGGGACCAGGTCTGGCCCCTGCTCGCGCTGTGTGCGGTGCTAGTGCCGCTCGTGCTCACCAACGGACGGGCGCTGCGGATGATGGAGATGGGCGACGACGTCTCGTACGCCCTCGGGGTACGCGTCGAGCGGGTGCGGGCGCTGCTGATGGTGGCCGCCGTGCTGCTCACCGCCGCGGCCACCGCCGCCGCCGGACCGGTCAGCTTCGTGGCCCTCACCGCGCCGCAGCTCGCCCGGCGCCTCACCCGCTCGCCCGGCCCCAACCTGCTGCCGTCCCTGTGCATGGGTGCCGCCCTGCTGGTCGGTGCGGACTTCGTCTCGCAGCGGGTTTTCGGCGCCGAGCAACTGCCCGTGGGCGTCGTCACCGGCGTACTCGGCGGCGTCTACCTGCTGTGGCTGCTGGTCACCGAGCGCAAGGCGGGCCGGATATGAGCGCCGGCACCGGCCACCGCAGCGGGCCGAACAACCGAAGGAGCAACAGCAACGTGAACCGCCTGACCGCCGAGAACGTCACCCTCGCCTACGACCAGCGGGTCATCGCGGAGAAGCTGTCGGTGGAGATACCCGACAACTCCTTCACCGTGATCGTCGGCCCGAACGCGTGCGGCAAGTCCACCCTGCTGCGCGCCCTGTCACGGATGCTCAAGCCGAGCCGGGGCCGGGTGCTGCTCGACGGGTCGGTCATCCAGTCGATGCCCGCCAAGCAGGTCGCCCGGACCCTCGGCCTGCTCCCGCAGTCGTCCATCGCGCCGGACGGCATCACCGTCGGCGACCTCGTCGGCCGCGGCCGCTACCCGCACCAGGGAATCCTGCGTCAGTGGTCGACCGAGGACGAGCGGGTCGTCCAGGAGTCGATGGCCCAGACCGGCATCTCGGAGCTGGCCGACCGCTACGTCGACGAACTCTCCGGCGGACAGCGCCAGCGCGTGTGGATCGCCATGGCGCTCGCCCAGCAGACCCCGCTGCTGCTCCTCGACGAGCCGACGACGTACCTGGACATCCAGCACCAGATCGACGTCCTCGACCTGTGCGCGGAACTCCACGAGGAGCAGGGCCGCACCCTCGTGGCCGTGCTGCACGACCTCAACCACGCCGCCCGCTACGCCACCCACCTCATCGCCCTGCGCGACGGGCAGGTCGTCGCCGAGGGCGCGCCGAAGGACATCGTCACCGCCGACCTGGTCGAGCGGGTCTTCGGGCTGCGCTGCCAGGTCATCGACGATCCCGAGACGGGCACGCCGCTGGTGGTGCCGGCCGCCCGCAAAGGGCGCACCAAGCAGGTGAGCGAGCAGGTGACCAAGCAGGCGAAGGCGGTCGCTACAGGAGCTTCCTGAGCCGGAGCAGGTCGCGCAGGCCCGCTTCCAGCTTCACCCGGCCCGAGCCCCAGGCCCTGGCGAAGTTCAGTTCGCCCGCCACCAGGGCCACCAGGTCGTCGCCGGTCATGGCCAGCCTGATCTCGGCCCGCTCGCGCGGCGGCCCCTCCAGGGTCTCGCGCACGTCGATGCGGCCGTCCGCCATGCGTCCGGCGAAGGTGACGTCCAGGTCGGTGATGTGGCAGCTCACCGAGCGGTCCAGCTCAGTGGCCGACCGCACGTCCCCTTCGGCGCCCCGCATGTTGTCCGAGAGCTTGTCGAGTGCGGCACGGCACTCCTCAGTCGTCGCCATCGGGACCGACCGTACCCCAGCGCCACGCGGTAGCGTCGGGGCATGAGCGACGCAGTACCGGAGCCGGAGACCGAGCCCGAGCAGGCGGAGCCCGGGGTGGGCACCGACCCCGGGTACGAGCCTGCGGCCCCCGCCCCGCTGGGCGTCCCGCGCGACCCCACCGGGAACGCCGAGGTCGACGCCGGACTGGCGCGGCTGGCCGACGCCGACCACCTGGCCACCGACGGACACGTCGAGGTGTACGAGGATGTACACCGGGGGCTGCGCGACGCGCTCACCGCGCTCGACACCCGCCCGGGACCACCGGCGCCCCCGTCACCGCCATCACCGTACGACCGCAGGAGCTGAACCGAACGTGGCAGGAGTCGCACGCCGCCGTCTCGACGCGGAGCTGGTGCGCCGCAAGCTGGCGCGCTCGCGCGAGCACGCGAGCCAGCTGATCGCCGCCGGGCGGGTCACCGTCGGCAAGACCGTCGCGACCAAACCCGCCACGCAGGTCGAGACCGCCGCCGCGATCGTCGTGACCGCCGACGACAACGACCCCGACTACGTCTCGCGCGGCGGCCACAAGCTCGCCGGGGCCCTCGCCGCCTTCGTACCGCAGGGCCTCGCCGTCGAGGGTCGGCGGGCGCTGGACGCCGGCGCCTCCACCGGCGGCTTCACCGACGTACTGCTGCGGGCGGGCGCCGCCCACGTCGTCGCCGTGGACGTCGGATACGGACAACTCGCGTGGAGTCTCCGGCAGGATGAACGCGTCACCGTCAAGGACCGTACGAACGTACGGGAGTTGACGCCGGAAGCGATCGATGGGGAGCCCGTGGACCTTGTCGTGGGGGATCTGTCCTTCATCCCGCTCGGACTGGTGCTGCCGGCCCTGGTGCGGTGCACCCGGCCGGGCGCCGACCTGGTGATGATGGTGAAGCCGCAGTTCGAGGTGGGGAAGGAGCGGCTGGGCAGCGGGGGAGTGGTACGCAGCGCGCAGTTGCGGGCCGAGGCCGTGCGGGGAGTCGCGCGGAAGGCCTGGGAGCTGGGACTCGGGGTGAAGGGGGTAACCGCCAGTCCGCTGC encodes the following:
- a CDS encoding FecCD family ABC transporter permease codes for the protein MLVDSPPEQRAETAPAPPSKRRVLRAAGLPVSVAVLVLIVLASIAVGAKDLSLGEVWHGLFHDSGTYGDVVVGERLSRTVLGLLAGAALGLAGAVLQALTRNPLADPGLLGINAGASAAVVTGITFFGVTSLTGYVWFAFAGAAGVGALVWFLGGSRGATPVRLVLAGTAISAALFGYLQAVMIMDDAALGRMRFWTVGSLASATNGTIREVLPFFVVGTVLALALARPLNAMEMGDDTAKALGANLNRTRALSMLAATVLCGAATAACGPIVFVGLMIPHIVRSFTGPDMRWILPYAAILSPVLLLGADVLGRIVARPSELQVGIVTAVLGGPVFIFLVRRRRTAQL
- a CDS encoding FecCD family ABC transporter permease, with the protein product MKRSRAVRTPGGLSLRLDVRAAVVVALLLLLALAASVLLIGTGDFDIPAVDVLKTLVGQGNAGQEFIVNELRLPRVLVGLLVGAALGVGGALFQAISRNPLGSPDVLGLGQGATAGALIMIVLFSGSSAQVTVGALVGGLVTGLAIYLLAWKRGVHGYRLVLVGIGVSAIVTAVNGYLMTRADIVDASRAVVWMTGSLNGRDWDQVWPLLALCAVLVPLVLTNGRALRMMEMGDDVSYALGVRVERVRALLMVAAVLLTAAATAAAGPVSFVALTAPQLARRLTRSPGPNLLPSLCMGAALLVGADFVSQRVFGAEQLPVGVVTGVLGGVYLLWLLVTERKAGRI
- a CDS encoding ABC transporter ATP-binding protein; its protein translation is MSAGTGHRSGPNNRRSNSNVNRLTAENVTLAYDQRVIAEKLSVEIPDNSFTVIVGPNACGKSTLLRALSRMLKPSRGRVLLDGSVIQSMPAKQVARTLGLLPQSSIAPDGITVGDLVGRGRYPHQGILRQWSTEDERVVQESMAQTGISELADRYVDELSGGQRQRVWIAMALAQQTPLLLLDEPTTYLDIQHQIDVLDLCAELHEEQGRTLVAVLHDLNHAARYATHLIALRDGQVVAEGAPKDIVTADLVERVFGLRCQVIDDPETGTPLVVPAARKGRTKQVSEQVTKQAKAVATGAS
- a CDS encoding sterol-binding protein → MATTEECRAALDKLSDNMRGAEGDVRSATELDRSVSCHITDLDVTFAGRMADGRIDVRETLEGPPRERAEIRLAMTGDDLVALVAGELNFARAWGSGRVKLEAGLRDLLRLRKLL
- a CDS encoding hemolysin, whose product is MAGVARRRLDAELVRRKLARSREHASQLIAAGRVTVGKTVATKPATQVETAAAIVVTADDNDPDYVSRGGHKLAGALAAFVPQGLAVEGRRALDAGASTGGFTDVLLRAGAAHVVAVDVGYGQLAWSLRQDERVTVKDRTNVRELTPEAIDGEPVDLVVGDLSFIPLGLVLPALVRCTRPGADLVMMVKPQFEVGKERLGSGGVVRSAQLRAEAVRGVARKAWELGLGVKGVTASPLPGPSGNVEYFLWLRAGAGELDPADVDRAVAEGPR